The following are from one region of the Methanospirillum hungatei genome:
- a CDS encoding TIGR00341 family protein yields the protein MLEEFIRVNKFDQAYLPILQKKLCFEGECAGNGILNYGVLLTLATIISTYGVIAGSTATVIGAMIIAPLMTPIMATTLAIVLGDTHRAGKSLIMVTISTVFVILLAALLTCSISPLAIDFQGNPEILSRTAPDMFALYVALASGAAGAFAVSRESVSDSLPGVAIAISLVPPLSVVGISLSKFQWGDASGSFLLFLTNLFAILVSGGAVFWISGINPGWMDKSRSKKRKQAFTIAVICVALISVPLFISGYETLEQAYYSKEAQDITKNWLSGSGYEITTFDLRKQNLTFHIIGIGEIPDLEYLHLALDEHFKKPIAIEMRAIPINILHYPSDTGQ from the coding sequence ATGCTCGAAGAATTTATAAGAGTTAATAAATTTGACCAGGCATACCTCCCCATACTACAGAAAAAACTCTGTTTTGAAGGTGAATGTGCCGGAAACGGAATACTAAATTATGGAGTACTCCTGACACTTGCAACCATTATCTCAACCTATGGTGTGATTGCAGGTTCAACCGCCACCGTGATCGGTGCCATGATAATTGCTCCTTTGATGACACCAATTATGGCAACAACACTTGCGATTGTACTTGGGGACACACACCGGGCCGGAAAATCGTTGATTATGGTAACGATTAGCACGGTTTTTGTTATCCTTCTGGCTGCTCTGCTCACTTGTAGTATCTCACCTCTTGCCATTGATTTTCAGGGAAATCCAGAGATCCTCTCGAGAACCGCACCTGATATGTTTGCACTCTATGTTGCCCTTGCATCTGGAGCTGCAGGAGCTTTTGCCGTCAGCCGGGAATCGGTCAGTGACTCACTGCCTGGAGTTGCGATTGCTATCTCTCTTGTTCCTCCGCTCAGTGTTGTTGGTATTTCTCTGTCCAAATTTCAATGGGGAGATGCAAGCGGTTCATTTCTCTTGTTTCTCACAAACCTGTTTGCCATTCTGGTATCCGGGGGGGCAGTTTTCTGGATTTCCGGAATTAATCCTGGATGGATGGATAAAAGCCGATCTAAAAAACGAAAACAGGCATTTACCATTGCAGTCATCTGTGTCGCCCTGATATCAGTCCCACTTTTCATCTCTGGTTATGAGACCCTGGAACAGGCATATTATTCAAAAGAAGCACAAGACATTACAAAGAACTGGTTGTCCGGATCAGGATATGAGATAACTACATTTGATCTTCGGAAACAGAACCTTACTTTTCATATAATCGGAATCGGAGAGATACCGGATCTTGAATATTTACACCTGGCACTTGATGAGCATTTTAAAAAACCCATAGCAATTGAAATGCGGGCAATTCCGATAAATATTCTACATTATCCATCAGATACCGGTCAGTGA
- a CDS encoding NAD(P)/FAD-dependent oxidoreductase, with translation MKKINGAILQRDGKTYGIMTNTPAGMITSEDLEQIAAVGRKFHIPVMKITSGQRIILAGIPADDVDNVFKELGTLGKPDLGPCVKFVQGCLGTEMCKWGAQDSIGLASRIEILVQDKKFPAKIKIGVSGCQRCCSESQLRDIGLIGTTRGWIVLFGGNGGRKPRIADPIAYGLSIDEACDLVSRLLEYYQKHGESQERTARFMERIGIETLKSELLSMIPYINLDKV, from the coding sequence ATGAAAAAAATAAACGGAGCAATTCTGCAACGGGATGGGAAAACATACGGAATCATGACAAATACACCCGCCGGCATGATCACTTCTGAGGATCTTGAACAAATCGCTGCTGTCGGGAGAAAATTTCACATTCCGGTCATGAAAATAACATCAGGACAGCGGATTATTCTTGCTGGAATACCCGCTGATGATGTCGATAACGTATTTAAAGAGCTTGGCACTCTCGGAAAGCCTGACCTCGGACCTTGTGTTAAATTTGTTCAGGGGTGTCTTGGCACAGAAATGTGTAAGTGGGGAGCACAGGATTCAATCGGGCTTGCATCCAGAATAGAAATTCTCGTTCAGGATAAAAAATTCCCGGCAAAAATCAAAATCGGGGTATCAGGGTGCCAACGGTGTTGTAGTGAGAGTCAACTCCGTGATATCGGACTTATTGGCACTACACGGGGTTGGATTGTCCTTTTTGGAGGAAATGGTGGAAGAAAGCCTCGAATTGCAGACCCGATTGCCTATGGCCTTTCAATAGATGAGGCATGTGATCTGGTCAGCAGACTTCTAGAATATTACCAAAAACACGGAGAATCCCAGGAGCGGACCGCCAGGTTCATGGAGCGTATTGGCATAGAAACATTAAAATCTGAATTGCTCTCTATGATTCCATATATAAATCTGGATAAGGTGTAA